Genomic DNA from Coffea arabica cultivar ET-39 chromosome 7e, Coffea Arabica ET-39 HiFi, whole genome shotgun sequence:
AGTTAGTAGAAAAGAGTATAGACCACCCACCGGCCACCACCAGCCAGCCAGCCAGCCACAGCACCAAATCCAGTCGCCCACCTCGATGCTACTACTACTAGTatctctcctcctcctcctcctcgtcGTTAATGGATGATGATAGCAAGTATCATCTGATGATAAGGAATCGGGAGGATGGAATTGGGCGGACGGACGGATGGATTTCTCTTTCCCAAGTCCTCCCTGTCCCTGAAATGGActgttaaaattttttattttttgtatatcTGCCTCCTTGTTGATTGTCTGGGCGACATTTACCACAAGTAGGAAGTTGAAGTCGTGGTTACTAGAATAGAGATTTTAATCACTCGTGGCGTCAATGACGGCTAGGAATAGTAGTATTAATTAATTTGATTCCGTGCTCACAAATTGTCCTCCAGCAAAAGCTTACAAATTACACAAAATACAAACCACACAGAGTTGAGTACTCTTCTTGTAAGTTCTATCTAACATGAGACTTGAGCTTGGAAGCAGCCACGATGGTGAGCACAAACATGCAAAAGAAAGCCAAGTAAGCGAATGCAAGAGCCGCCTGCAGTTGATTACAGAACCGGTGGAGGTACGTGCAGAAGGCAATCCAGCTGCCCTGCTCCTGTCCATATTTGGCCAAATAGCCAACAGTAGAACCCGCTGCACATCCCGATATCACCAACATCGTCAACACCTGTCAGCCGGAACGACGATTAAAACATGCGCTGCCTGGCTTTTTCAAAAACACATTCATACTACTACTGTCTactgaaagaaaagaaaagaactagcagcagcagcagcatacTACAGTACTAATATTCTGGGGGAAGCAGAGTAGTAGTGATCATCAAGTACCATATCGTGCAAAAGCAAATAGAAGTAGTTTCCGGGGGGTTCTGATTGAGGATGAGCGGAGCGGAGAGGGAGGACGAAGAGGAGCATCGACAGAAAAGAGAGAGCGCATACAACAGAGTTTGCTCCCAATTGGAACCTGCGGATTTATTTAAcaacacacactcacacatgatGGAGAAAACACGAGGCAACGAATATTAAGAG
This window encodes:
- the LOC113722857 gene encoding CASP-like protein 1F3; this translates as MELQMTRENADYTVRAASSPQPKMGGGEGAVDDHEGQSLSSRRRRWRTKALVITQLTLRALVVAFSLAAIIITITAKQTVNVGILTFTARYNYSSAMRFQLGANSVVCALSFLSMLLFVLPLRSAHPQSEPPGNYFYLLLHDMVLTMLVISGCAAGSTVGYLAKYGQEQGSWIAFCTYLHRFCNQLQAALAFAYLAFFCMFVLTIVAASKLKSHVR